The DNA segment TATTGTGGAGTACAGGGTTCTCTTGGCCAGATCATGACATACGCGCCTGGTTATGCCTGTGTGCGCTGTGTATTTGAAGAGCCTATACCTGGAGCTTCGCCCACTTCCAGGGATATTGGTATTTTAGGGGCTGTTGCCGGTACGTTCGGTGCCTTACAGGCCGGTGAGGCAATCAAATTTTTAGCAGGTTATGGCAAACCATTGACTGGCACGATGCTGCAACTCGATCTTAAGGATGGCACATTTAAAAGAAAAACAGTAAAACGCGACAAGAAGTGCCCCATATGCGGTCATAAGCGCTAAGTTGATTTATTAAGTGGATCTTTAAAAAAACGAATATAGAATTTCGAACAAGGAATTTCGAATTATGAATATTTTTTATTTTTATTCTTTGCGATTTGAATACTTTTAACAAATTTGGTAATGACCCGATTTGATTATTCACACAGCAAAATCTATCAAACGATCTTCGATATCATACCGTTTACCTTCATTCGATATTCATTCCCCCTTAGAAAAGGGGGATTAAGGGGGTTGTTTCCTTGTTCAATATTCGATATTCAAATTACTTTCATGTAGTTGCTATATATTAAATATTTAGCTGACGTTCCGCTATTTTATTAGTTATCAGCCGCCGATTACAGCCTTCTCTTTTTTATTCTTTTTCTTCTTTATTAAAGCTGCTCCTGAGTATAGCCACTCGTTGACCAGCCTTTCGGGCACGCCCGTGCATTTCGCCAGATCAGGTATTATATCATCAAGCCCGTAGGCACGCAGTGTTTCTTCTCTTGGTACACCGTCATTCCTGTAACCCATGGCCTCGTAGTAACCCTGTATAGTTATCTCAACATCTAAGGACTGACCCCTGGCAGCCCCGGTTTTAAGCGGTGGGCTGCCGATTGCCCGCTGCGGTAACTCATGCCGTATTGCGCCTTCACGTGCATTGAACATTTGGCGCAAGGTTTGTATCCTTCCTCCAATCTGCATAATTTCTTCCGGTGTCATTTTCCAGCCTGTTGCTGCCTCGATCATATCAATCATTTTATAGTCGCCAAAAAAATAAACAAACATACAAACACCTATGCTTTCCATTACCTGATGCAGCTTGATCGGATAGATTGATATTCTGCCTTGTTGATAGGGGTGCTCGGAACTTTGACCAATCAGATGAGCCATTTCGGGGAAAAAAAGCGTTGTGCCGGCTTTTGTATGATCATAGTTAGCAGTTGTATGCCTGCCAGGCGTAGGGTCTGAAATGTATGACATAGCCCATCCATGCCCAACACGCAGGTCGTGCATGCCCATCTCCGAACCGTTTGCATCAATAGCAAAATACTCTGTTCCCGGAAAGTGCTTTTTGGCAACCCATACTCCGTCTGCCAGCTTATCCCCAATGCCCTCACGAGTAGTCATGAGTTTTAATAATTGCATAACATATGTAGGATCACCCCATATTGGAAGGAATCCTTCGGGATAATCCTTGCAGGCAAAAGCCTCTTTTTTGAAAAAACCTTCCTCAACTCCCTCAAGCACATATGCTACTACTACGCCCGCGGATATGGTATCAAGGCAGACACGGTTTAAATACTCGTTAGCCTGCAAAACCAGATCTATATCGTCGTTTAATATTAAAGAGCCGAAAGAAGCAATTGTCTCGTATTCGGGACGATGAGTTTCCTTATCCTTATATGGCAGCTTGTCATATTTCAGAATATAACCGCAGCGCAAAGGACATGAATGACAACCATACTGCTTTTTTCCATAATCCAGATATCTCTTGGCGCGAAGCTTCATTGCTTTTTTCATCGGAAAATCCGGAACTGCTGCGCCCTTATAGTTTTTGACCGGCGAATCTCCGGTCTCAGCGGAGATAACCGTGCTCATTGGTGTTCCAAGTTTAGCTCCCCCGTAAGTATAACCGAGAACAGGTCCAAGAGCGTCAGGAGAAGCAGCAAGGGGCATTCTTAATAAACGCATAACTGGTGCAAAGTAGTCAAACAATGGACTCAGTTTGATCATTAATTTGTTTTGTTTAAACCCATGTATCCTGGCGTAATACTCCTTTGTTATCTGACGAATCTTGGCTTTGTCTGCGTATTCGGCTTTCGCATTTCCTGCAAGCAGGCACACAGCCTTAAGTTTTTTGCTGCCCATAACTGCGCCAAGGCCGCTGCGTGCAGCGATACGGCCCTTATCGTTGCATATGCCGGAAATGAGAGATAAATTCTCACCAGCCGGTCCTATAGAGGCTACGTTAGCGCGTACACCGTGCAGATGAGCCAATTCTTCTTCAGTCTCCACAGTATCTTTGCCCCAGAGAAAGCTAGCATCTTCGATCGATATTTTATCATTTTTAATAAGAAGATAAACAGGCTTTGGTGACTGACCTTTAAAAAATATTGCATCAAAACCTGTTTTCTTTATAGATGGTCCGAACGTGCCTCCTGAATTCGCATTCCCCCAGCCTCCGTTGCATTGCTCACCATTTGACCGGATTCCTTTTCCGGTTAACGGACTTTTGCCGCAGACCATATATCTGCCGGAAAACCCTGCTCCTGAGCCGGTGAAAAGGCCGGGAGTAAATCCGAGTATATTATCAGGCCCAAGAGGATCACAGCCGGGCTTGATATGCTTATAAATATAATAAACTCCTATCCCGTATCCGCCAAGATACCGGCGGTAAATCTCTTCAGGCAGTTCTTCTATCTCGTAGCTTTTTTCAGTCAGATTAACGACAAGAATCTTTCCATGAATGCCTTTCATAATATTTTACCTCAATTAACTACGCTCAATATATTTTTGAACAATATACTTAAACAGTTTAGTATGATAGAGCTTAAATCCTACCGGCATCTTCTGAAGGTCTTTTTTAAGTTTCAAGGTCTTCATAGTCTGATCGCCGTAATCCACAATTAGCCCGTAGCCGTTGATAAACGAAGCCATATCGCTGTTTATAAAAACAAGCGGCTCAGCCATCTCCCGCGATTCAGCAAGCCTGCCTGCAATTCCGGCCTGTTTGACAAGCTTATCTTCGCCGCCCATAACCTTTTCAAATTCAGCTTTCATACCTGTGTCAGTGCTTCCGGGCATCACATAATTCATGCGGATATTCTTTTTGGCAAAATGAGCAAATCTGGTTGATACATAATAATTCATAGCTCTTTTCGAGAGAACATATGCGAAGGGGCCATACCCATCTTTTGGTGCTTTTTTATGAAGAGCTTCCGTCATTGCCTCCCAGGTGCCGGCGGTAACTATTTTTTTATATTCCCACTGATACTTTTCCCAGTTCATGCCTCCTGTAGAAGTGATATAGGCAATGCTGCCGCCGTTATTTACACGCTTATCAAGATATTCTTCAGTCATATATTTGTTAGCGATAAAGTTCACAGTAAAGGTGACATAATAATCTGTCTTGATGCCGGAGAGGCCTGCAATGCCGAAAAATTTATCAATCTGCAAAGGAAGCTCCTTGAATGCATTGTCAATGGACTGCTTTTCTCCGAGATTAACCTTGATGAATTTATTAATGCCGGGTATGGTAACCTCGTTCATATCCAGAGCATAGACTTGGGCCCCGAGATCAACCAGCATCTCTGTAACAGCCTTGCCCATGCCTGAAGCAGCGCCGGTCACTACACATACCTTTCCTTCATATCCGAAATAATCTTTCATTTTAATTTCCCCTTTGTTAATTAAAATCTTTATTTAATTCCGGTGTCCATTGTATACACTCTCCCCGATTTTTTATAATTAAAACATCTGGGAAATGATCTGGGAAATGATGTTAAATAAAATATATAATCAGTTTTGTGTTTACGTCTATACCTAAAATTATGTATTTTACTCGAATTGACTGATTTATCAGGTTACCGCTATCTGACTAGATAGCTCTTTGATTTATTTTTATTACATTAATTCAGACTCTATCATAATCAGTCGATATAAAAAACAAACTTATTTTCTTTTTGAACGAAAAAGGAAAAGTATATGACCAGATTCTTATAGGGGGTGGGGCCAAAATGGGGCGTTTTGAAAGTGGCTCTATCATCACCTGTATATAGGTAATTTGGGATCACCTAAATTTGATGAATTCGTAAAAAGACCCCAGGCCGTCATGCCTGCGAAAGCCGGTATCCAGAAACTAACGAAATTGCTGGATGCCCCCGGGTTACAAACTGCCGGGTCCGGCATGACGAAACAGGTATATTCCAACTTTTAAATAATTTTCTAGTCACATATTCCTATACGTTGTCCACTCATTTTAGTAGTTATTTTCATGCCGGACTGTTCCATTTCCATCTGACCCTTCATTTGGTTCCCATTGTATGTTATTTTACCTTTTGCTTTGGACGTGTTGTAAGGGCTATTACATATAAGAGACCATGAAACGGTATTGCCGGAAATTTTTATATCGGATGTTTTACATTCCTGTCCGGGTTGTTGCTTGCTTTCAGGTATGATTTGTTCTTTTGTTATACACTGTGTAATTTTAATGGAAGGCATTTTCATGGGCATTCCGGGCATCTCAGTTTCATAGGTTATTTCCCATTTGCCTGGATTCATATTTGGTCCGGCATATAATAGGCCGGTATATAATGTTATCAGGACAATAATTCCAACAAAAGAAATACGTTTGAACATACAAGCCCCCACAAATAATGTATTGAATTATTATATAAGATAGTTATTGATTATCCATTTTATCTGTTGGATAGCAGACCTTTTGCCAAACAGGGCATTTTAAAGAGTATTTCAGTTGCTCGGGCACAAAAATTTCATCAGGAAGATCTATGTCGGGATTTAATTCATTAACAATCAGTTCGGTACTTGTATTGTTTTGAAAGTTAATCATTCGAATCCTTAAGGGCGTGAGCACGCCGTTGATAAGGGTTAAATTTTCAGACAATTGTCTTTTCCATAGGATGTTATTGGGAGAATAATAATCCCGCCTGATAAGCAAAAATGAATCTTTTGTGATCCAATTAATAATACGGGAATAATAATAGTTTGGCTCCTTGGAAATCGATTCTATTTTATAGGCTTTCATACCTCCGATTACTTCTTCTCCAAGATACTTAAATTTATCGTTTTTGCTGGTTATTAAACTAAGATCTGCGAAAGTAAAATCTGTGCTGAGAAAGCTTTCGTAAGTACTTGCTTTATCGATTTTGCGAACTCTATCAATATAAGGAAGGTATATCCATTGCTTGGCCGGATGATCATACAAATCATTCAAAAGATAAGATAGGCCTTTTAAGCTTTGAGGCTCTAATAGGACCATAAGGAATTTTCTGCCGTCGGGAAATTTTTTTCTTGCGGTTCCGGCTACCATTTGGCCGGTTATTTGTTCTCCATTTTTTACAATGATAGTGAGTTTTTTTGATATTGGGTAGGTATCAGCGTTATTATTCATTGTGTTAATTATAGCTGTAGCATCCTGAGTTTCGGCATATAAAGGTGCGGTTGCAAACATCAGAAACATAATTATCCCAAACAAGCATATTCTTTTCATATAGTTATCCTCCTTTATTGTGGCATTGTGTTCGTATTTTTAGCCAAGCTATTTAATGAAAACATCCTGCGGATAACATACTTTTTGCCAAACAGGGCATTTTAAAGAGTATTTCAATTGTGTGGGTACAAATATTTCGTCCGGAAGTGTTATATCAGCATCTAGTTCGCTAATGTTAAGTTCTGTGCTGGTATTGTGCTGAAGATCCTTCACGCGAATACGCAGAGGAATGGTCAAGCCGTTAATAACAGTGTAATTCTCATATAATTTTCTTTTCCAAAGACTGTTATTCGGTGAATAATAATCCCGGCTAAGGATCTGTAAAGTATCTTTTGCAATCCAATAAATTATTTTGGAATAATAATAATTTGAACTTTTACTTATAGATTCGATTTTATATGCCTTTATACCGTTTATCTCACCTTCTCCGATATACTTAAATTCTTCACTTTGAGAATCTATCAGGGATAGATCTGCATAGGTAAAATCGGTGCTTAAAAAGCTTTCATAGTTGCTGGCACCATCAATTTTTCTTACTCTGTCAAGATAAGGAAAATACATCCATTGCTCAGACTGTTTCGTATCATAACCGTTAAGCAGGTATGACACTCCTTTCATGCTTTCCGGTTCAAGAATAACTATCAGCAATCTTCTTCCATCCGGAAAACGCTTATGGGCCGCTCCGGCTACCATTTCTCCGGTAACACGCTCGCCATCCTTAACAATAATTGTTGTTTTAAAAGATACAGGGCGAACATCCCATGATTTTTTCACCTTTTCAATTATAGCATTGACATCCGGTGTTTCGGCATTTAATGGTGCAGAAACCAAAAGGATAAGCATAACGACCAAAAGCAAATACACCTTTTTCATGTGAACCTCCATTATTGTTAATCAAATCCGTATTTAGATTTTGCTAATTTTTTATTTTTTTCTATTTTAATATGTATTACTTGAAAGTCAATAACTTATAATTAGAAATTAGATTATTGGCGATATTATGATGAAGGAAAAGAATTTATATTAATGACACTTAGCAACTCTCTTTCTATATCTTCTTTCATTATAGAAACAGGCGATAGCAAAGCGCTTTTACCGGCATCGGCAAGAAGCCGTTTGAACAAGTCCACCAGGCAGTCATTTGTTTTAACAAACTCAATACTTCTTTTTCCTTCGTTTTCGCAAAGTTGCCAGTATATGGGAGACTCCGGCTGTTCCATATTTTCCAGCACAAAAAGACATGCATGAATCATGAGATCGGATACCCATTTGACCCTGTTATCCTGGTATGATACTTCTCCTTCAAAACCAAGCACTCCCGCTTTTTTAAGTCTGCCCTGCTTTTCAAACATCCTGTAACCCGAAGTCCCCATAAGCACTAACTGGCGATGCGAAAGAAGGTTTGCGGTTCTTTCGAGACGGTCAAGCAGATTGTTTTTTTGCAGAAATTCGAAATTATGTTTTAAGTCTTCAAGCGTGCTGTCCGGCACAAACATCAGAAACCCTACTTCAGGTTCAATTCCGGCATTCCGGCATATTCTTATTGCGCTCTCACTTGAATTAATGGATGCGCCTTTGTTTAAGTTTGTAAGTACAGACTTTGAACCGCTTTCAATGCCGAGAAGAAGAGTTTTGAACCCGGAAGAGATAAGACTATCTAAAATATCGGGGTCAAGATCATTCGGTCTTGTTTCCATGCCAAAACTTATGTTTAAAGGGCGGATAAGCTTCATTAGTTTATGAATACGATCTTTGCCTTTTTTCCCCGGACCGATAAAATTAGGATCAACAAAATAGAAATCTTGACATCCTTTATCTGCAAGCTCGGATATTTCCTGATAAATATTTTCCGGAGACCTCCCGCGCCACAACGGCCCGTCATTATAAAACGACGGGACAAGGCAAAAGGCACAGTGGTTGTAACATCCCCGGCTTGCAAGAATGGAGGCTGTCTGATCGGAAAAATTCGTTCTTTCAGGAAAATAAAATTTATCTATGTTTTGTTCCGGGCTGCGTTGCTTTGAAATTGTAATGACCTTATCGGTTCTTATACAAAGTCCGGATATGCCTGACAGAGATTTATGTTTTGAAAGTGCTTCAGAAAGTTCTACTAGTGTTATTTCACTTTCACCCACCACTACAGAATCAACGGAAGCAATGTTTTCAAGAATTGCTGCGTAAGCAAGTGTGGGAAAAAAACCAAACAATGTAATATGGCCACAAAAACCGTCTTCTTTAAGATTATTTAAAAGATCAAAAACAAGACCGGTGTGTTCCCAGAAATAAACGGCATTAACACAAAGTATATCAGGGGATAGTTTAAGAATTTCCTGTTTTGTCTTTTTAAAATCCCAGCCGGATATTGTTGTGTCCATCAAGTATACATCGTGTCCGGTATGTCTCAGGCTTGAAGCTGCATAGCCTCCCATAAGACATGACCACAGCGGGGTATTGGCAATATCATTAAATCTTTCTTTTGATCGAACTCTGGGATGTTCAAGTACGCATATATTCATTGCAACAATGCCTTTAAGCTTTTGCAAGCTGCATTTATCTTTAACCTTGATAAAACACCAGCTTCATGGCACTTTGCTTCAAGCTCATGAAGCACATAAGAAGTATTTTGGGGGTTATAGTATACCGGGTATAAAAGGTCGATGTCTGAATCGATAAGGCCGCTTTCTATAAGCTTGTTTGTCAGTCTGGCACCGGGATACAATCGTATTGTGTTTAGAATAACTGCCCCAAGATTTCCACAGGCTGAATGTATATCAAGTATTTTGTCCATCATCTCTTTTGCTTCTTTCATATGTTCTTTTGTCTCAAAAGGAAGATTTACAAGAAAATGACACATGGTAAGAATATTGTGTTTTACAGTAATTTTTGATGCCCGCAGGATATCATCTTTCGTAAGTGCCTTGCCAAGAAGACTTAAACCGTGAGATGTAAGGGCATCTGCAGAAAAATA comes from the Pseudomonadota bacterium genome and includes:
- a CDS encoding outer membrane lipoprotein-sorting protein encodes the protein MKKVYLLLVVMLILLVSAPLNAETPDVNAIIEKVKKSWDVRPVSFKTTIIVKDGERVTGEMVAGAAHKRFPDGRRLLIVILEPESMKGVSYLLNGYDTKQSEQWMYFPYLDRVRKIDGASNYESFLSTDFTYADLSLIDSQSEEFKYIGEGEINGIKAYKIESISKSSNYYYSKIIYWIAKDTLQILSRDYYSPNNSLWKRKLYENYTVINGLTIPLRIRVKDLQHNTSTELNISELDADITLPDEIFVPTQLKYSLKCPVWQKVCYPQDVFIK
- a CDS encoding aldehyde ferredoxin oxidoreductase family protein, with protein sequence MKGIHGKILVVNLTEKSYEIEELPEEIYRRYLGGYGIGVYYIYKHIKPGCDPLGPDNILGFTPGLFTGSGAGFSGRYMVCGKSPLTGKGIRSNGEQCNGGWGNANSGGTFGPSIKKTGFDAIFFKGQSPKPVYLLIKNDKISIEDASFLWGKDTVETEEELAHLHGVRANVASIGPAGENLSLISGICNDKGRIAARSGLGAVMGSKKLKAVCLLAGNAKAEYADKAKIRQITKEYYARIHGFKQNKLMIKLSPLFDYFAPVMRLLRMPLAASPDALGPVLGYTYGGAKLGTPMSTVISAETGDSPVKNYKGAAVPDFPMKKAMKLRAKRYLDYGKKQYGCHSCPLRCGYILKYDKLPYKDKETHRPEYETIASFGSLILNDDIDLVLQANEYLNRVCLDTISAGVVVAYVLEGVEEGFFKKEAFACKDYPEGFLPIWGDPTYVMQLLKLMTTREGIGDKLADGVWVAKKHFPGTEYFAIDANGSEMGMHDLRVGHGWAMSYISDPTPGRHTTANYDHTKAGTTLFFPEMAHLIGQSSEHPYQQGRISIYPIKLHQVMESIGVCMFVYFFGDYKMIDMIEAATGWKMTPEEIMQIGGRIQTLRQMFNAREGAIRHELPQRAIGSPPLKTGAARGQSLDVEITIQGYYEAMGYRNDGVPREETLRAYGLDDIIPDLAKCTGVPERLVNEWLYSGAALIKKKKNKKEKAVIGG
- a CDS encoding outer membrane lipoprotein-sorting protein, with translation MKRICLFGIIMFLMFATAPLYAETQDATAIINTMNNNADTYPISKKLTIIVKNGEQITGQMVAGTARKKFPDGRKFLMVLLEPQSLKGLSYLLNDLYDHPAKQWIYLPYIDRVRKIDKASTYESFLSTDFTFADLSLITSKNDKFKYLGEEVIGGMKAYKIESISKEPNYYYSRIINWITKDSFLLIRRDYYSPNNILWKRQLSENLTLINGVLTPLRIRMINFQNNTSTELIVNELNPDIDLPDEIFVPEQLKYSLKCPVWQKVCYPTDKMDNQ
- a CDS encoding B12-binding domain-containing radical SAM protein — its product is MQKLKGIVAMNICVLEHPRVRSKERFNDIANTPLWSCLMGGYAASSLRHTGHDVYLMDTTISGWDFKKTKQEILKLSPDILCVNAVYFWEHTGLVFDLLNNLKEDGFCGHITLFGFFPTLAYAAILENIASVDSVVVGESEITLVELSEALSKHKSLSGISGLCIRTDKVITISKQRSPEQNIDKFYFPERTNFSDQTASILASRGCYNHCAFCLVPSFYNDGPLWRGRSPENIYQEISELADKGCQDFYFVDPNFIGPGKKGKDRIHKLMKLIRPLNISFGMETRPNDLDPDILDSLISSGFKTLLLGIESGSKSVLTNLNKGASINSSESAIRICRNAGIEPEVGFLMFVPDSTLEDLKHNFEFLQKNNLLDRLERTANLLSHRQLVLMGTSGYRMFEKQGRLKKAGVLGFEGEVSYQDNRVKWVSDLMIHACLFVLENMEQPESPIYWQLCENEGKRSIEFVKTNDCLVDLFKRLLADAGKSALLSPVSIMKEDIERELLSVININSFPSS
- a CDS encoding SDR family oxidoreductase, producing MKDYFGYEGKVCVVTGAASGMGKAVTEMLVDLGAQVYALDMNEVTIPGINKFIKVNLGEKQSIDNAFKELPLQIDKFFGIAGLSGIKTDYYVTFTVNFIANKYMTEEYLDKRVNNGGSIAYITSTGGMNWEKYQWEYKKIVTAGTWEAMTEALHKKAPKDGYGPFAYVLSKRAMNYYVSTRFAHFAKKNIRMNYVMPGSTDTGMKAEFEKVMGGEDKLVKQAGIAGRLAESREMAEPLVFINSDMASFINGYGLIVDYGDQTMKTLKLKKDLQKMPVGFKLYHTKLFKYIVQKYIERS
- a CDS encoding DUF3617 domain-containing protein gives rise to the protein MFKRISFVGIIVLITLYTGLLYAGPNMNPGKWEITYETEMPGMPMKMPSIKITQCITKEQIIPESKQQPGQECKTSDIKISGNTVSWSLICNSPYNTSKAKGKITYNGNQMKGQMEMEQSGMKITTKMSGQRIGICD